From Halomicrobium salinisoli, the proteins below share one genomic window:
- a CDS encoding cupin domain-containing protein: protein MERVSLDDVDSRMGPATGRRLLSGALGAENLALNHYELEPGETFGFGYHRHERQEEVFYVQSGTATFETEDGEVTVGPGEAVRFAPGEWQLGRNDGDERVVALAIGAPADMGETEMLRSCPDCGGRTENRVEMTDDRDALVTVCEDCGAETGRFT from the coding sequence ATGGAACGCGTCAGCCTCGACGACGTCGACTCGCGCATGGGCCCGGCGACCGGCAGGCGCCTGCTCTCCGGCGCGCTCGGCGCCGAGAACCTCGCGCTGAACCACTACGAACTCGAGCCCGGCGAGACGTTCGGGTTCGGCTACCACCGCCACGAGCGCCAGGAGGAGGTGTTCTACGTCCAGTCCGGCACCGCCACCTTCGAGACGGAGGACGGCGAGGTGACCGTCGGCCCCGGCGAGGCCGTCCGCTTCGCGCCCGGCGAGTGGCAACTGGGGCGCAACGACGGCGACGAGCGCGTGGTCGCGCTGGCCATCGGTGCCCCCGCCGACATGGGCGAGACGGAGATGCTCCGGTCGTGTCCCGACTGCGGCGGCCGCACCGAGAACCGCGTGGAGATGACCGACGACCGCGACGCGCTCGTCACGGTCTGCGAGGACTGCGGCGCCGAGACCGGCCGCTTCACCTGA
- a CDS encoding type 1 glutamine amidotransferase, giving the protein MSLRIALLNAAHDGSDNRRNFRRELDADLVEFDVTERELPEDFAFDACVVTGSRASVYWEEPWIADLEAWVRDAVERDVAFLGVCFGHQLLASALGGTVEPMAEYEIGYRTVEHDGDSPLLAGVDEEFTVFTTHSDRVAEVPPGAERFAENDYGVHGFRKGDVFAVQFHPEYDPRTAREVTKSKDDQLSADRIDDVLAGVTEENYRAACEAKRLFENFTDYVSSEVASAASDLEAPSTDAPTVDEAPGGEGAAADD; this is encoded by the coding sequence ATGAGTCTCAGGATCGCCCTGCTGAACGCGGCCCACGACGGGTCGGACAACCGCCGGAATTTCCGGCGGGAGCTGGACGCCGACCTCGTCGAATTCGACGTCACCGAACGCGAACTGCCCGAGGACTTCGCGTTCGACGCCTGTGTCGTCACCGGGTCGCGCGCCTCCGTCTACTGGGAGGAGCCGTGGATCGCGGACCTCGAGGCGTGGGTCCGCGACGCAGTCGAGCGCGACGTGGCGTTCCTGGGCGTCTGTTTCGGGCACCAGCTCCTCGCGTCAGCGCTGGGCGGGACCGTCGAGCCGATGGCGGAGTACGAGATCGGCTACCGCACCGTCGAGCACGACGGCGACTCGCCCCTGCTCGCGGGCGTCGACGAGGAGTTCACCGTCTTCACGACCCACTCGGACCGCGTGGCCGAGGTGCCGCCGGGCGCCGAGCGGTTCGCGGAGAACGACTACGGCGTCCACGGCTTCCGCAAGGGCGACGTCTTCGCGGTCCAGTTCCACCCCGAGTACGATCCGCGGACGGCCCGCGAGGTCACGAAGAGCAAGGACGACCAGCTCTCGGCGGACCGCATCGACGACGTGCTCGCGGGCGTCACCGAGGAGAACTACCGGGCCGCCTGCGAGGCCAAGCGGCTGTTCGAGAACTTCACCGACTACGTCAGTAGCGAGGTCGCGAGCGCAGCGAGCGACCTCGAAGCGCCGAGCACTGACGCCCCGACCGTCGACGAGGCGCCGGGCGGCGAGGGCGCCGCCGCGGACGACTGA
- a CDS encoding DUF7577 domain-containing protein, giving the protein MDALGWLIAYVVGFGLLQLLLYRYFQREDPSPDATPRMDRSRAAAVEGGEEAATDGVYCDNCGAHNEAAATYAYCRECVSPL; this is encoded by the coding sequence ATGGACGCGCTGGGCTGGCTGATCGCCTACGTCGTCGGCTTCGGCCTGCTACAGCTCCTGCTGTACCGGTACTTCCAGCGGGAGGACCCCTCGCCCGACGCGACCCCCCGGATGGATCGGTCCCGGGCGGCCGCGGTCGAGGGCGGTGAGGAGGCGGCGACCGACGGCGTCTACTGCGACAACTGCGGGGCCCACAACGAGGCCGCGGCGACCTACGCCTACTGCCGGGAGTGCGTGAGCCCGCTGTAG
- a CDS encoding DUF5789 family protein, translating into MRLFDDATDLYDAHSYPATTADLIEAYGDQELELPNGTETLSAVLGRLDDETFQTSDEARMATYSAVSDSAVGRVGYSDRDPSCPGLDGHTHLSL; encoded by the coding sequence ATGCGACTGTTCGACGACGCGACCGACCTGTACGACGCGCACAGCTATCCGGCGACGACGGCCGACCTGATCGAGGCCTACGGCGATCAGGAGCTCGAACTGCCCAACGGGACGGAGACGCTGTCCGCCGTCCTCGGGCGACTCGACGACGAGACGTTTCAGACCTCCGACGAGGCCCGGATGGCGACCTACAGCGCCGTCAGCGACAGCGCGGTCGGCCGCGTCGGCTACTCCGACCGGGACCCCAGCTGTCCCGGCCTAGACGGGCACACGCACCTCTCGCTCTAA
- a CDS encoding UPF0175 family protein, producing MGTISARVPDELEEELDAYVEAENLDRSTAVRKLLTERLSEVRRERALSMLDSGEVTLSRAAEIAETDTWELARLAKEREISWVDDDGLAADLEDL from the coding sequence ATGGGAACGATCTCGGCGCGAGTGCCGGACGAACTCGAGGAGGAACTCGACGCCTACGTCGAGGCGGAGAACCTCGACAGGAGCACGGCAGTCCGGAAGCTCCTGACCGAGCGGCTGTCGGAAGTCCGTCGGGAGCGCGCGCTGTCGATGCTCGATTCGGGTGAGGTGACCCTCTCCCGGGCGGCGGAAATCGCCGAGACCGACACTTGGGAACTGGCTCGGCTTGCGAAAGAACGGGAGATTTCGTGGGTCGACGACGACGGGCTGGCGGCGGACCTCGAGGACCTGTGA
- a CDS encoding DUF3368 domain-containing protein, giving the protein MTLIVDATPLIVLAKSDHLDVLTGRDETPVVPALVYDEVVETGLSAGYPDARRIERAIENGHFAVEDAPESALFEELASSPALSEADAAVLALAADRDGVAVMDEQAGRAAADAEGIETRGTAYVVLSSVERGEQTPAEARSIIDDIVEAGWHCSTDLYAQIVRKLEEMDEVADEE; this is encoded by the coding sequence GTGACGCTGATCGTCGACGCGACGCCGCTGATCGTTCTGGCGAAATCGGACCACCTCGACGTGCTGACAGGCCGCGACGAGACCCCCGTCGTCCCGGCTCTTGTGTACGACGAGGTCGTCGAGACGGGGTTGTCAGCGGGGTATCCCGACGCCCGTCGGATCGAGCGCGCTATCGAGAACGGGCACTTCGCGGTCGAAGACGCCCCGGAGTCGGCACTGTTCGAGGAACTCGCGTCGAGTCCAGCCCTCAGTGAGGCCGACGCGGCGGTCCTCGCCCTCGCCGCAGACCGTGACGGCGTCGCCGTGATGGACGAGCAGGCTGGCCGAGCGGCCGCCGACGCCGAGGGGATCGAGACCAGAGGGACCGCGTACGTCGTCCTCTCGAGCGTCGAGCGCGGCGAGCAGACGCCCGCTGAAGCGCGGTCGATAATCGACGACATCGTCGAAGCGGGCTGGCACTGTTCGACGGACCTCTACGCCCAGATAGTCCGGAAACTGGAAGAAATGGACGAAGTGGCGGACGAAGAGTGA
- a CDS encoding RAD55 family ATPase has product MRLSSGVPGFDELVEGGLLENRLYAISGPPGSGKTTFSAQFITQGAKQGESCLYVTMHETKEELMQDMSGFEFGFDRAMQSDAIQFLNLVTESGKRTITQFGTEGGLTNRLVAFIEENDMERVVVDSTMLLQHFLTDASEEITGFLSALKQTDATILLISEMTDPSSYSDEHYLAHGVVFFHNFLDGGSMTRGLQVIKMRGTAIDCDIRRISFSDQGLQIHADETVET; this is encoded by the coding sequence ATGCGACTTTCGAGCGGCGTCCCGGGGTTCGACGAGCTCGTAGAGGGTGGGCTGCTCGAAAACCGGCTCTACGCGATCAGCGGACCCCCGGGGAGCGGCAAGACGACCTTCTCCGCGCAGTTCATCACCCAGGGCGCCAAGCAGGGTGAGAGCTGCCTCTACGTGACGATGCACGAGACCAAGGAGGAGCTGATGCAGGACATGTCGGGCTTCGAGTTCGGCTTCGACCGGGCGATGCAGTCCGACGCCATCCAGTTTCTCAACCTCGTCACCGAGAGCGGCAAGCGGACCATCACCCAGTTCGGGACGGAGGGGGGACTGACGAATCGACTCGTGGCCTTCATCGAGGAAAACGACATGGAGCGGGTCGTCGTCGACTCGACGATGCTCCTCCAGCACTTCCTCACGGACGCCTCCGAGGAGATCACCGGGTTCCTCTCGGCGCTGAAACAGACCGACGCCACGATCCTCCTGATCTCGGAGATGACCGATCCCTCCTCCTACAGCGACGAGCACTACCTCGCCCACGGGGTCGTGTTCTTCCACAACTTCCTCGACGGCGGCAGCATGACCCGGGGCCTGCAGGTCATCAAGATGCGCGGCACCGCCATCGACTGCGACATCCGCCGCATCAGCTTCTCCGACCAGGGGCTGCAGATCCACGCGGACGAGACCGTCGAGACATGA
- a CDS encoding DUF6757 family protein, with amino-acid sequence MQCHYCDSEADIGVEKDGVTVGVCKTHFREQLEELEETEWLDGLQDELDIDRTE; translated from the coding sequence ATGCAGTGTCACTACTGCGACAGCGAGGCCGACATCGGCGTCGAGAAGGACGGCGTCACCGTCGGCGTCTGCAAGACCCACTTCCGGGAGCAGCTGGAGGAGCTCGAGGAGACCGAGTGGCTCGACGGGCTCCAGGACGAGCTCGACATCGACCGAACCGAGTGA
- a CDS encoding alpha/beta fold hydrolase, which yields MPTVDNGGCELYYETEGSGPTVAFVGDVGAGAWLWGWQHGAVAGPYEALTWDLRGTGRSDAPDGPYDVRTLAGDLEAVLADAGVADVHLVGAGLGGMVALAHAHRYNRAESLALIGTAADGSEVTDRLDDLRADPEDRGALAGSLSAAFAADLDEHPDVRDRIVSWRSEDDAGLEGWDAQAAAMRGFEAPPLYEVTDPALVLHGVDDVVVPAEAGEQLAEDLPRGEYRAVEGGHWCLVETSDAVSDALVGWLDEQTE from the coding sequence ATGCCCACGGTCGACAACGGCGGCTGCGAACTGTACTACGAGACGGAGGGGTCGGGACCGACCGTCGCCTTCGTCGGCGACGTCGGCGCGGGCGCGTGGCTGTGGGGCTGGCAGCACGGCGCCGTCGCCGGCCCCTACGAGGCGCTGACCTGGGACCTCCGCGGCACGGGCCGCTCGGACGCACCGGACGGGCCCTACGACGTCCGGACGCTCGCGGGCGACCTGGAGGCCGTCCTCGCCGACGCCGGCGTCGCTGACGTCCACCTCGTCGGCGCCGGCCTCGGCGGGATGGTCGCGCTGGCGCACGCCCACCGGTACAACCGGGCCGAGTCGCTGGCGCTGATCGGGACGGCCGCCGACGGGAGCGAGGTGACCGACCGCCTCGACGACCTGCGAGCCGATCCCGAGGACCGGGGCGCACTGGCCGGATCGCTGTCGGCAGCATTCGCCGCAGACCTCGACGAGCACCCGGACGTCCGCGACCGGATCGTCAGCTGGCGGAGCGAGGACGACGCCGGTCTGGAGGGCTGGGACGCCCAGGCCGCGGCGATGCGGGGCTTCGAGGCGCCGCCGCTGTACGAGGTGACCGACCCCGCGCTCGTCCTCCACGGCGTCGACGACGTCGTGGTGCCGGCCGAGGCGGGCGAACAGTTAGCCGAGGACCTGCCCCGCGGCGAGTACCGCGCCGTCGAGGGCGGCCACTGGTGTCTCGTCGAGACCTCCGACGCCGTCTCCGACGCGCTGGTCGGGTGGCTGGACGAGCAGACGGAGTGA
- a CDS encoding PHP domain-containing protein: MVVADLHAHTTNSDGTLTLSGLVEAAGEAGLDAVAVTDHDRLHPAVDEPVARRGDVTLVHGIELRVAAGEQRVDLLGYGVRETDALAEECARLQRDRQERARAIVECLEERLDVSVPIEPGPGVGRPHVARAVAEVTDRSVQDVFDEFIGDDGPCYVARDVPSFERGRDLLAGSCALVGLAHPLRYPDPEAALALCDSLDAVERAYPYEGTVDPAPVDEAIETHDLVPTGGSDAHGEELGLAGLDEAEWERIRERLSV, from the coding sequence ATGGTCGTCGCGGACCTCCACGCCCACACGACGAACTCGGACGGGACGCTGACGCTCTCCGGACTGGTCGAGGCCGCCGGCGAGGCCGGGCTCGACGCGGTGGCGGTGACCGACCACGACCGCCTCCACCCGGCGGTCGACGAACCGGTCGCCCGCCGCGGCGACGTGACGCTGGTCCACGGCATCGAGCTGCGCGTCGCCGCGGGCGAGCAGCGCGTCGACCTGCTGGGCTACGGCGTCCGGGAGACGGACGCGCTGGCCGAGGAGTGCGCCCGCCTGCAGCGGGACCGCCAGGAGCGGGCCCGCGCCATCGTCGAGTGCCTGGAGGAGCGGCTGGACGTCTCCGTACCGATCGAACCGGGACCGGGCGTCGGCCGTCCGCACGTCGCCCGCGCCGTCGCCGAGGTCACCGATCGCTCTGTGCAGGACGTCTTCGACGAGTTCATCGGCGACGACGGGCCCTGCTACGTGGCCCGCGACGTCCCTTCCTTCGAGCGCGGCCGGGACCTGCTCGCGGGGTCCTGTGCCCTCGTGGGCCTCGCGCACCCGCTGCGCTACCCCGACCCCGAGGCGGCGCTGGCGCTGTGTGACTCCCTCGACGCCGTCGAGCGGGCCTACCCCTACGAGGGAACGGTCGACCCGGCGCCCGTCGACGAGGCGATCGAGACTCACGACCTCGTTCCGACGGGCGGCAGCGACGCTCACGGCGAGGAACTCGGGCTGGCAGGCCTCGACGAGGCCGAGTGGGAGCGGATCCGTGAACGCCTTTCCGTATGA
- the alaS gene encoding alanine--tRNA ligase: protein MSDLADEYRLDYFEEEGFVRRECRECGDHFWTRDEGREICGEPPCGEYRFIDNPGFDEEYTLEEMREAFLSFFEENGHERIDPYPVAANRWRDDVLLTQASIYDFQPLVTSGQTPPPANPLTVSQPCIRMQDIDNVGKTGRHTMAFEMMAHHAFNAREDLEDPDQYAYQGEVYWKEETVEYCDRLFESLGADLDELVYIEDPWVGGGNAGPALEVIYRGAELATLVFMSMEQDPDGEYELKDGNRYSPMDTYVVDTGYGLERWTWMSQGTATVYEAIYPDAIDFLKDNAGIELTDEEAEIVHEAAKLAGHMDIDEAEDVEAARGDIAAEVGVETERLEDLIEPLEEIYAIADHARTLAYMLGDGIVPSNVGTGYLARMVLRRTKRLVDSVGVDAPLDELVDMQAERLGYENRDTIRDIVRTEVEKYRETLDRGGRRVRQLAEEYAERGEPIPTEELIELYDSHGIQPDTVEEIAAEKGAAVEVPDDFYALVADRHGGGQAFEAEEGRPYGDRLAELPETDRLYYEDQQRVEFEAVVLEVFERDDGDYDVVLDQTMFYPEGGGQPPDHGTLSTDDATVEVTDVQRYDGVIVHTCDDDPGTGEFVRGQVDATRRRRLMRHHTATHIVIHSARQVLGEHVRQAGAQKGTESSRIDVRHYESISREQVREIEHRANDVVRSNGQVSQEWPDRHEAEDEHGFDLYQGGIPPGEQIRLIHVDDDVQACGGTHVARTGDVGAIKILNTERVQDGVIRITFAAGDAAIQATQDTEDALYEAAEVLDVAPDEVPETAERFFTEWKQRGKDIEDLKEQLAEARASGGADAEEAEVADTTAVIQRIDADMDELRAQANALVDEGKIAVLGSGADGAQFVVAVPDDVPVNAGQVVGELAGRVGGGGGGPPDFAQGGGPDGDKLDEALEDAPDVLRQVANA from the coding sequence ATGAGCGACCTCGCTGACGAGTATCGGCTCGACTACTTCGAGGAGGAGGGGTTCGTCCGACGGGAGTGTCGGGAGTGCGGCGACCACTTCTGGACCCGCGACGAGGGGCGGGAGATCTGCGGCGAGCCCCCCTGCGGCGAGTACCGGTTCATCGACAACCCGGGCTTCGACGAGGAGTACACCCTGGAGGAGATGCGCGAGGCCTTCCTCTCCTTCTTCGAGGAGAACGGCCACGAGCGCATCGATCCCTACCCCGTCGCCGCGAACCGCTGGCGCGACGACGTCCTGCTGACGCAGGCCTCCATCTACGACTTCCAGCCGCTGGTCACCTCCGGGCAGACGCCGCCGCCGGCGAACCCGCTGACCGTCTCCCAGCCGTGCATCCGGATGCAGGACATCGACAACGTGGGCAAGACCGGCCGGCACACGATGGCCTTCGAGATGATGGCCCACCACGCCTTCAACGCCCGCGAGGACTTAGAGGACCCCGACCAGTACGCCTACCAGGGCGAGGTCTACTGGAAGGAGGAGACCGTCGAGTACTGCGACCGGCTGTTCGAGTCGCTGGGCGCCGACCTCGACGAACTCGTCTACATCGAGGACCCCTGGGTGGGCGGCGGTAACGCCGGGCCCGCCCTCGAAGTGATCTACCGCGGCGCCGAGCTGGCGACGCTGGTCTTCATGTCGATGGAGCAGGACCCCGACGGCGAGTACGAGCTGAAGGACGGCAACCGCTACTCGCCGATGGACACCTACGTCGTCGACACCGGCTACGGCCTGGAGCGGTGGACCTGGATGAGCCAGGGCACCGCGACCGTCTACGAGGCCATCTACCCCGACGCCATCGACTTCCTGAAGGACAACGCCGGCATCGAACTCACCGACGAGGAGGCCGAGATCGTCCACGAGGCGGCGAAGCTCGCCGGCCACATGGACATCGACGAGGCCGAGGACGTCGAGGCCGCCCGCGGCGACATCGCCGCCGAGGTCGGCGTCGAGACCGAGCGCCTGGAGGACCTGATCGAGCCGCTGGAGGAGATCTACGCCATCGCCGACCACGCCCGCACGCTGGCGTACATGCTCGGCGACGGCATCGTCCCCTCCAACGTCGGCACGGGCTACCTCGCCCGGATGGTCCTCCGCCGGACCAAGCGGCTGGTCGACAGCGTCGGCGTGGACGCGCCGCTGGACGAACTGGTCGACATGCAGGCCGAGCGACTGGGCTACGAGAACCGCGACACCATCCGCGACATCGTCCGCACGGAGGTCGAGAAGTACCGCGAGACGCTGGACCGCGGCGGCCGGCGGGTCCGACAGCTGGCCGAGGAGTACGCCGAGCGCGGCGAGCCGATCCCGACCGAGGAGCTGATCGAGCTGTACGACTCCCACGGCATCCAGCCGGACACGGTAGAGGAGATCGCCGCCGAGAAGGGCGCCGCGGTCGAGGTGCCCGACGACTTCTACGCGCTCGTGGCCGACCGCCACGGCGGCGGGCAGGCCTTCGAGGCGGAAGAGGGACGCCCCTACGGCGACCGCCTGGCCGAACTGCCGGAGACCGACCGGCTCTACTACGAGGACCAGCAGCGCGTGGAGTTCGAGGCGGTCGTGCTCGAGGTCTTCGAGCGCGACGACGGCGACTACGACGTCGTCCTCGACCAGACCATGTTCTACCCCGAGGGCGGTGGCCAGCCGCCGGACCACGGGACGCTGTCGACCGACGACGCCACCGTCGAGGTCACGGACGTCCAGCGCTACGACGGCGTGATCGTCCACACCTGCGACGACGACCCCGGCACCGGCGAGTTCGTCCGCGGGCAGGTCGACGCCACCCGTCGCCGCCGGCTGATGCGCCACCACACGGCGACGCACATCGTCATCCACAGCGCCCGGCAGGTGCTGGGCGAGCACGTCCGACAGGCCGGCGCCCAGAAGGGCACCGAGTCCTCGCGGATCGACGTCCGCCACTACGAGTCGATCAGCCGCGAACAGGTCAGGGAGATCGAACACCGGGCCAACGACGTCGTCCGGTCGAACGGGCAGGTCAGCCAGGAGTGGCCCGACCGCCACGAGGCCGAGGACGAGCACGGCTTCGACCTCTACCAGGGCGGCATCCCGCCGGGCGAGCAGATCCGGCTGATCCACGTCGACGACGACGTCCAGGCCTGCGGCGGCACCCACGTCGCCCGCACCGGCGACGTCGGCGCGATCAAGATCCTGAACACCGAGCGCGTCCAGGACGGCGTCATCCGGATCACCTTCGCCGCCGGCGACGCGGCCATCCAGGCCACCCAGGACACCGAGGACGCCCTCTACGAGGCCGCCGAGGTGCTCGACGTGGCGCCCGACGAGGTGCCCGAGACCGCCGAGCGCTTCTTCACCGAGTGGAAGCAGCGGGGCAAGGACATCGAGGACCTCAAGGAGCAACTCGCCGAGGCGCGGGCCTCCGGCGGCGCCGACGCCGAGGAGGCCGAGGTCGCCGACACCACGGCCGTGATCCAGCGCATCGACGCCGACATGGACGAGCTGCGCGCCCAGGCCAACGCCCTGGTCGACGAGGGCAAGATCGCGGTGCTCGGTTCGGGCGCCGACGGCGCCCAGTTCGTCGTGGCAGTGCCGGACGACGTGCCCGTCAACGCCGGCCAGGTCGTCGGCGAACTCGCCGGCCGCGTCGGCGGGGGCGGCGGCGGCCCGCCGGACTTCGCGCAGGGCGGCGGCCCCGACGGCGACAAGCTGGACGAGGCGCTGGAAGACGCGCCCGACGTGCTCCGGCAGGTCGCGAACGCATAG